In one window of uncultured Campylobacter sp. DNA:
- the miaA gene encoding tRNA (adenosine(37)-N6)-dimethylallyltransferase MiaA: protein MSQNQNPHASPQIAIIGTTASGKSDLALSIAREMDAVILSLDSLCIYRQIDIASAKPSEEQLREIKHFGVNLIYPNEYFSVGEFIKEYAAARAFAERKGAPLIITGGSGFYLKAMLSGLAPKVPDFKSGISNDEIYALARRIDPEFAAKLSAADSFRLRKWLSIYKFCGEAPSKFLRENTAAPVISDIKIFEIDAPKQWLAQRIEARTKAMFERGLLEEAEFLFARYGAECRALGCIGLKECGQLLRGQISRAQCEQLVSLHTVQLAKRQRTFNRSQFADKISAPPQELEREILKLLRREI from the coding sequence TTGAGCCAAAATCAAAACCCGCACGCAAGCCCGCAGATCGCGATCATCGGCACCACCGCAAGCGGCAAAAGCGATCTTGCGCTAAGCATAGCGCGCGAAATGGACGCCGTGATTTTAAGCCTGGATTCGCTCTGCATTTACCGGCAAATCGACATCGCAAGCGCTAAGCCAAGCGAGGAGCAGCTGCGCGAGATCAAGCACTTCGGCGTAAATTTAATCTATCCAAACGAATACTTTAGCGTCGGCGAGTTTATCAAAGAATACGCAGCCGCGCGGGCTTTCGCGGAGCGTAAGGGTGCGCCTTTGATAATCACTGGGGGCAGCGGGTTTTATCTAAAGGCGATGCTAAGCGGACTAGCGCCGAAGGTTCCCGATTTTAAAAGTGGAATTTCAAACGATGAAATTTACGCCCTAGCGCGGCGGATCGATCCGGAATTTGCCGCAAAGCTTAGCGCGGCGGACAGCTTTCGGTTAAGAAAATGGCTAAGCATCTATAAATTTTGCGGCGAGGCGCCGAGTAAATTTTTGCGCGAAAACACCGCCGCGCCCGTCATTTCGGATATTAAAATTTTTGAGATCGACGCGCCTAAGCAGTGGCTTGCGCAGCGTATCGAAGCGCGCACGAAGGCGATGTTTGAGCGCGGGCTTTTAGAGGAGGCGGAGTTTTTATTCGCCCGCTACGGCGCGGAGTGCAGGGCGCTAGGCTGTATTGGGCTAAAGGAGTGCGGGCAGCTTTTGCGCGGACAGATCTCGCGGGCGCAGTGCGAGCAGCTCGTAAGCCTGCACACGGTACAGCTCGCAAAGCGCCAGCGCACCTTCAACCGCTCGCAATTCGCGGATAAAATTTCAGCGCCACCGCAAGAGCTGGAGCGTGAAATTTTAAAGCTCCTCCGCCGCGAGATTTAA
- the mqnP gene encoding menaquinone biosynthesis prenyltransferase MqnP, producing the protein MAKFKEILSDINELIVFKHSVFALPFIFTAMITASKLQSGSVWFGWKLLFLGILCAVSARSFAMALNRYLDEDIDRANPRCASRPSVDGRIGRGNLLLFIIANAVVFIAVSALINPLALKLSVPILAALGGYSYFKRFSETAHLMLGFCLGLAPIAGAIAVSGGIPLWSVLLCFGVVFWVGGFDVLYSLQDMEFDRTAGLYSIPALYGKEASMFISKIFHAVAVLFWLLFCAAANLGFFAYLGVAACATILYFEHRIVQKDFSKIDRAFFTLNGYLGIAFFAFVFVNLF; encoded by the coding sequence ATGGCTAAATTTAAAGAAATTTTATCCGATATCAACGAATTAATAGTTTTTAAACATTCGGTTTTCGCGCTGCCGTTTATCTTTACGGCGATGATCACCGCTAGCAAGCTGCAAAGCGGCTCGGTATGGTTCGGCTGGAAATTGCTTTTTTTGGGGATTTTATGCGCGGTAAGCGCGAGAAGCTTTGCAATGGCGCTAAATCGTTACTTGGACGAGGACATCGACCGCGCCAATCCGCGCTGCGCTTCACGCCCTAGCGTGGATGGGCGGATCGGACGCGGGAATTTGCTGCTTTTCATCATCGCAAATGCAGTGGTTTTCATAGCGGTTTCGGCGCTTATAAATCCTTTGGCGCTTAAGCTTTCGGTGCCGATTTTAGCGGCACTGGGCGGGTATTCATATTTTAAGCGCTTTAGCGAGACTGCGCATTTGATGCTCGGCTTTTGCCTAGGGCTTGCGCCGATTGCGGGGGCGATCGCCGTTAGCGGAGGAATTCCGCTCTGGTCGGTGCTGCTATGCTTTGGAGTAGTATTTTGGGTAGGCGGCTTTGACGTGCTGTATTCGCTTCAAGATATGGAATTTGACCGCACGGCTGGGCTTTACAGCATCCCCGCGCTTTACGGCAAGGAAGCTTCGATGTTTATCTCCAAAATTTTTCACGCCGTGGCGGTGCTTTTTTGGCTGCTGTTTTGTGCGGCGGCAAATTTAGGCTTTTTTGCCTATCTGGGCGTGGCTGCGTGCGCGACGATCCTGTACTTCGAGCATAGGATCGTGCAGAAAGATTTTAGCAAGATTGATCGCGCGTTTTTCACGCTGAATGGCTACTTGGGCATCGCCTTTTTTGCTTTTGTTTTTGTAAATTTATTTTAA
- the moaA gene encoding GTP 3',8-cyclase MoaA produces the protein MLIDKFGRTIDYLRISVTQRCNFRCRYCMPTTPFNWVPRENILSFEEMFLFVKVAIDGGVKKIRITGGEPLVRKGIEDFIKMIADYAPGIDLALTTNGYYLKNYARALKDAGLKRINMSLDSLRPERAKFIAQRGVLYNVLEGLDAALEAGLKVKLNTVALKGINDDELIYLLEFAREKDCQIRFIEFMENTHAGDLTGLKSSEILDILRRKFIFTALPKSQSSPASLYALGDGYTFGIIDPHKHDFCESCNRIRLSAEGLLIPCLYFEDALSIKKAVKEGDIAAAAEILAKILANKPEKNRWQTDASNEISSRAFYETGG, from the coding sequence ATGCTAATTGATAAATTTGGACGAACGATCGATTATTTGCGCATTTCGGTTACGCAGCGGTGTAATTTCAGATGCAGATATTGCATGCCTACTACGCCGTTTAATTGGGTGCCGCGAGAGAATATTTTAAGCTTTGAGGAGATGTTTTTATTCGTCAAAGTTGCGATCGACGGCGGCGTAAAAAAGATCCGTATTACCGGCGGCGAACCGCTGGTGCGAAAGGGGATCGAGGATTTTATAAAGATGATCGCGGATTACGCTCCGGGTATCGATCTTGCGCTTACCACCAACGGATATTATCTCAAAAACTACGCGCGCGCCTTGAAAGACGCCGGGCTAAAGCGCATCAATATGTCGCTTGACTCACTGCGTCCAGAGCGAGCTAAATTTATAGCTCAGCGCGGCGTGCTTTATAACGTATTAGAGGGTCTTGACGCTGCTCTTGAAGCGGGGCTAAAGGTCAAGCTAAACACCGTCGCGCTAAAAGGGATCAACGACGACGAGCTTATTTATTTGCTGGAATTTGCCCGCGAAAAGGATTGCCAGATCCGCTTTATAGAATTTATGGAAAACACCCATGCCGGCGATCTTACAGGCTTAAAATCGAGTGAAATTTTAGATATTTTAAGGCGTAAATTTATCTTTACCGCTCTGCCGAAATCGCAGAGCTCGCCTGCGTCGCTTTACGCTCTCGGGGACGGCTACACCTTCGGCATCATCGATCCGCACAAGCACGATTTTTGCGAGAGTTGCAACCGTATCAGACTAAGTGCCGAGGGGCTTTTGATCCCGTGCCTTTACTTCGAGGACGCACTAAGTATCAAAAAGGCGGTCAAAGAGGGCGACATCGCCGCAGCCGCCGAAATTTTGGCTAAAATTTTAGCGAATAAGCCTGAAAAAAATCGCTGGCAGACGGACGCTTCGAATGAAATTTCAAGCCGCGCATTTTACGAGACGGGCGGATGA
- a CDS encoding 6-carboxytetrahydropterin synthase, which produces MIIRKLYEFENAHIVRLCGSKRCRTSIHGHSYRCEILLSSNFLDEAGMVYDFGYMKLGIRELIDSFDHATTIYARDDASYIADLKKHSARWVQIPLNPSAEQFCRIFFVLIDRLLSLTQMQNGEREVKLHSVIVHETATGYAQCFREDAYNAQMGEIALDEIEFSPAVREEWRQPELWQKLLRGEKIIYPKDC; this is translated from the coding sequence ATGATAATCAGGAAATTATACGAATTCGAAAACGCTCACATCGTGCGCCTGTGCGGCTCGAAGCGGTGTCGCACGAGCATTCACGGCCACTCCTACAGATGCGAAATTTTGCTCAGCTCAAATTTTTTGGATGAAGCGGGGATGGTTTATGACTTCGGCTACATGAAGCTCGGTATCCGCGAGCTTATCGATAGTTTCGACCACGCCACGACGATCTACGCGCGCGATGATGCCAGCTACATCGCGGATCTTAAAAAACACAGCGCGCGCTGGGTGCAGATACCGCTAAATCCGAGCGCGGAGCAGTTTTGTAGAATTTTTTTCGTTCTAATTGACCGACTTTTGAGCCTAACTCAGATGCAAAACGGCGAGCGCGAAGTAAAGCTTCACAGCGTCATCGTGCACGAAACGGCCACCGGCTACGCGCAGTGCTTCCGCGAGGATGCCTATAACGCGCAGATGGGCGAGATCGCGCTAGATGAGATAGAATTCTCGCCCGCCGTGCGCGAGGAGTGGAGGCAGCCGGAGCTTTGGCAAAAGCTACTGCGCGGCGAAAAAATCATCTATCCGAAGGACTGCTGA
- a CDS encoding 16S rRNA (uracil(1498)-N(3))-methyltransferase encodes MVYFYDKLAGEQSLVLQNDQFLHLKARRARAGERIDVRNLKDGASYLYEIAEISRKGAALNLVFKSSVFTPSHDFCVAWAVVESAVIEKSLPALNEMGVGRLILVYADLSQKNVRLDLQRMERILINSSQQCGRNSIMQIEVLSSSDELAQKYENVSLIDFGGKNIDIFGGDEIAFVGPEGGFSPREREKFKNAYALNSPYILRSNTALIATCAKLMF; translated from the coding sequence ATGGTATATTTTTACGATAAGCTTGCAGGCGAACAGAGCCTAGTTTTGCAGAATGATCAGTTTTTGCACCTAAAGGCTAGGCGAGCAAGGGCGGGCGAGCGCATAGACGTGCGAAATCTAAAGGACGGGGCGAGTTATCTATATGAGATCGCCGAAATTTCGCGCAAGGGCGCGGCTCTAAATTTGGTTTTTAAAAGCTCCGTTTTTACGCCGAGCCACGATTTTTGCGTCGCTTGGGCGGTCGTCGAGAGCGCCGTGATCGAAAAGAGCCTGCCTGCGCTAAACGAGATGGGCGTCGGGCGGCTTATTTTGGTATATGCCGATCTGTCGCAGAAAAACGTGCGGCTCGATCTGCAGAGGATGGAGCGGATTTTGATCAACTCATCTCAACAGTGCGGGCGAAATTCCATCATGCAGATCGAGGTTTTGAGCAGCTCGGACGAGCTAGCGCAAAAGTATGAAAACGTAAGCCTGATCGATTTTGGCGGTAAGAACATCGACATTTTCGGCGGTGACGAGATTGCGTTCGTAGGCCCCGAGGGCGGGTTTTCGCCGCGCGAAAGGGAGAAATTTAAAAACGCCTATGCGCTTAATAGCCCCTATATTTTGCGCTCAAACACCGCGCTGATCGCAACTTGCGCGAAGTTGATGTTTTAA
- the rpmE gene encoding 50S ribosomal protein L31, whose protein sequence is MKKDIHPNFVETTVTCACGNTFKTRSNKPEIRVDICSNCHPFFTGSEKIVDSAGRVEKFKQKYGMK, encoded by the coding sequence ATGAAAAAAGATATCCATCCGAACTTTGTCGAAACGACCGTTACCTGCGCTTGCGGAAACACTTTTAAAACGCGCTCGAACAAGCCTGAGATCCGCGTCGATATCTGCTCCAACTGCCATCCGTTTTTCACAGGCAGCGAGAAGATCGTAGATAGCGCGGGCCGCGTCGAGAAATTTAAGCAAAAATACGGAATGAAATAG
- the rsmI gene encoding 16S rRNA (cytidine(1402)-2'-O)-methyltransferase, translating into MLYLIPTPIGNLSDISSRALEVLQSCEILICEDTRVSKKLLNLLSDKFQISFKISQFYSLHTHNEAEFFASFDAALLREKACAYVSDAGMPCISDPGIALVKFAQRSGVAYEVLSGANALLLAAAASGLVEKEFSFLGFLNNDGAQRKAQILNLMQSPYPCVLYESPKRVIKLIEQIAGIDAQRKIFAIKEATKKFETKFFGSAAEVLSSLNGANLNGEWCVVVGGAGEKSFEKITPEDILSLEIAPKIKAKLLSKISGEPAKEIYKNLIR; encoded by the coding sequence TTGCTATATCTCATTCCTACGCCGATAGGAAATCTAAGCGATATCTCGAGCCGCGCGCTTGAGGTATTGCAAAGCTGCGAAATCCTAATCTGCGAGGATACGAGGGTTTCAAAAAAACTTCTAAACTTACTATCCGATAAATTTCAAATTTCATTTAAAATTTCACAATTTTACTCGCTGCACACGCACAACGAAGCGGAGTTTTTCGCGAGCTTTGATGCGGCACTTCTGCGCGAAAAAGCTTGCGCATACGTAAGCGATGCCGGCATGCCCTGCATCAGCGATCCGGGAATTGCGCTCGTAAAATTTGCGCAGCGAAGCGGCGTAGCTTACGAGGTGCTTAGCGGCGCAAACGCTCTACTGCTCGCAGCCGCCGCAAGCGGACTAGTGGAGAAAGAATTTAGCTTTTTAGGCTTTTTGAACAATGACGGCGCGCAGCGCAAAGCTCAGATTCTAAATTTAATGCAAAGCCCCTATCCATGCGTACTTTACGAATCCCCAAAGCGCGTGATAAAGCTAATTGAGCAGATCGCGGGGATCGATGCGCAGCGCAAAATTTTTGCGATTAAGGAAGCCACGAAAAAATTTGAAACCAAATTTTTCGGTAGCGCCGCAGAGGTTCTATCCAGCCTAAACGGCGCAAATTTAAACGGCGAATGGTGCGTCGTGGTGGGCGGCGCAGGCGAGAAAAGCTTTGAAAAAATCACGCCAGAAGATATTCTGTCGCTTGAGATCGCGCCGAAAATAAAAGCGAAACTACTCTCAAAAATCAGCGGCGAACCCGCCAAAGAAATATATAAAAATTTGATACGCTAA
- the rlmB gene encoding 23S rRNA (guanosine(2251)-2'-O)-methyltransferase RlmB: MIIYGKQLFLHLLNRHPQKFIRIILAKECEKEIFKKIAATGVKIERADAKKAQALARGGNHQGFLAEVEEFSFGDLASVKDDKFVPILYGLTDVGNIGAIMRSAYALGANSVIVVANNLNMAGVVRASSGAAYELNVVKAADGLSVINELKQSGFEIYAASAYGTNFKELKLGAKNALVMGNEEEGIPARALKKCDCAVSIKMREGWDSLNVSAAFAILCDGILNGRNRREVK, encoded by the coding sequence ATGATTATTTACGGCAAGCAGCTGTTTTTACACCTTTTAAACCGGCATCCGCAGAAATTTATCCGCATCATCCTTGCTAAGGAGTGCGAGAAAGAAATTTTTAAAAAGATCGCCGCGACCGGCGTAAAAATCGAGCGCGCCGATGCGAAAAAAGCTCAAGCCCTCGCTCGCGGCGGCAACCATCAAGGCTTCTTGGCCGAGGTGGAGGAGTTTAGCTTCGGCGATCTTGCTAGCGTCAAAGACGATAAATTCGTGCCGATCCTTTATGGGCTTACCGACGTCGGGAACATCGGCGCGATAATGCGCAGCGCCTATGCTTTGGGTGCAAATAGCGTGATCGTCGTCGCAAATAATCTAAATATGGCGGGCGTAGTGCGCGCTAGCTCGGGCGCGGCGTATGAGCTAAATGTCGTTAAGGCCGCAGACGGGCTTAGCGTGATAAACGAGCTTAAACAAAGCGGCTTTGAAATTTATGCCGCGAGTGCGTACGGGACGAACTTTAAGGAGTTAAAGCTCGGCGCGAAAAACGCACTCGTAATGGGGAACGAAGAAGAGGGGATACCTGCTAGGGCGCTTAAAAAATGCGACTGCGCGGTATCGATAAAGATGCGCGAAGGCTGGGACTCGCTTAACGTAAGCGCGGCATTTGCGATACTATGCGATGGAATTTTAAATGGAAGAAATAGAAGAGAAGTTAAATAA
- a CDS encoding LL-diaminopimelate aminotransferase, which yields MFDEIRFSKIERLPNYVFAEVNAIKMAARRAGEDIIDFSMGNPDGRTPQHIIDKLCESAQKDKTHGYSVSQGIYKLRLACANWYKRKYGVILDPESEIVAVMGSKEGFVHLTSAIVNPGDVAVVPDPAYPIHTQAFIIAGGNVVKIPLAYDENLNFNENKFFIDLQKTFDESIPRPKYVVVNFPHNPTTVVVQKSFYERLVAMARQERFYIISDIAYAEIAFDDYKTPSIFEVQGAKDVAVEAYTLSKTYNMAGWRVGFVSGNKKLVAALKKIKSWFDYGMFTPIQVAATIALDGPQECVEEIRASYEKRRNFLIDAFADAGWQIAKPSASMFAWAKLPPAAAHLRSMEFSKQLLTKARVAVSPGVGFGAAGDDYVRIAFIENENRIRQAVRNIKKYLKEI from the coding sequence ATGTTTGACGAAATTCGTTTTTCAAAAATCGAGCGTTTGCCCAATTACGTTTTTGCCGAGGTCAATGCCATAAAAATGGCGGCGCGCAGAGCCGGCGAAGATATAATCGATTTTTCGATGGGCAATCCCGACGGCAGGACGCCGCAGCATATAATCGACAAGCTTTGCGAAAGCGCGCAAAAGGACAAAACGCACGGCTACTCCGTAAGCCAGGGCATCTACAAGCTACGACTTGCGTGCGCGAATTGGTATAAGCGCAAATACGGCGTGATCTTAGATCCGGAAAGCGAGATCGTCGCGGTGATGGGCTCTAAAGAGGGCTTCGTGCATTTAACTAGCGCGATCGTAAATCCGGGCGATGTCGCGGTGGTGCCCGATCCTGCCTATCCGATCCACACCCAAGCCTTCATTATCGCGGGCGGTAACGTCGTTAAAATCCCGCTTGCCTATGATGAAAATTTAAATTTTAATGAGAATAAATTTTTCATCGATCTGCAAAAAACCTTCGACGAGAGCATTCCGCGCCCAAAATACGTCGTCGTAAATTTCCCGCACAACCCCACCACCGTCGTCGTGCAAAAGAGCTTCTACGAGCGGCTCGTGGCGATGGCGCGGCAGGAGCGATTTTATATCATCAGCGATATCGCTTACGCGGAGATCGCTTTTGACGATTACAAAACGCCGTCGATCTTTGAGGTCCAGGGCGCAAAGGACGTCGCGGTTGAGGCGTACACTCTCTCTAAAACCTACAATATGGCGGGCTGGCGCGTGGGTTTTGTTAGCGGCAACAAAAAGCTCGTAGCCGCGCTTAAAAAGATCAAGTCGTGGTTTGATTACGGCATGTTTACGCCGATCCAAGTAGCTGCCACGATCGCACTGGATGGGCCGCAGGAGTGCGTAGAGGAGATCCGCGCGAGCTATGAGAAGCGTAGAAATTTTTTGATTGACGCTTTTGCGGATGCGGGCTGGCAGATCGCAAAACCTAGCGCGTCGATGTTTGCGTGGGCGAAATTGCCGCCGGCTGCAGCTCATCTAAGGAGTATGGAGTTTTCCAAACAGCTTCTTACCAAGGCGCGCGTCGCCGTAAGCCCGGGCGTGGGCTTTGGCGCGGCGGGAGACGATTACGTGCGGATCGCCTTTATCGAAAACGAAAACAGGATCCGCCAGGCAGTTAGAAATATAAAAAAATATTTGAAAGAGATCTGA
- a CDS encoding homoserine dehydrogenase: MKVAILGVGTVGSEVANILIKNKDIILARAGVSIEPVIGLVRDTNKKRDVQIPLSSDAGSIIERDDIDVFIELMGGVEKPYEIVSEILKRKKAVVTANKALLAYHRYKLQALAGDTPFGFEASVAGGIPIIKTLREGLSANRIEKIIGIVNGTSNFILTNMMQKNEKFEDALKRAQELGYAEADPSFDIGGFDAAHKLLILASIAYGVHGDPEDILIEGIEEITQEDIYFAREFDFIIKLLAVAKRACDNKVELRVHPALISKDQMLSKVDGVMNGVSIYGDCVGESMYYGPGAGGSATASAVISDLIDIARDNKNPMLGYKILPSENFMQILPSEQIRTKYYFRLRVRDEKGVLAKLTNIMSLNDLSIDSFLQKPKLKTDEEVTLFFTTHTCCEKDIKRAISVISGENFITQEPFMIRIES, encoded by the coding sequence ATGAAGGTAGCGATTTTAGGCGTCGGCACCGTAGGTAGCGAAGTTGCAAACATTTTGATCAAAAATAAAGATATCATCCTTGCGCGCGCAGGCGTTAGCATAGAGCCCGTAATCGGGCTCGTGCGCGATACGAATAAAAAGCGCGACGTGCAAATTCCGCTTAGCAGCGACGCGGGGAGTATCATCGAGCGCGACGACATCGACGTTTTTATAGAGCTTATGGGCGGGGTAGAAAAGCCCTACGAGATCGTAAGTGAAATTTTAAAGCGCAAAAAGGCGGTTGTTACCGCAAATAAGGCGCTTTTGGCTTATCATCGCTACAAGCTCCAAGCTCTAGCGGGCGATACTCCTTTTGGCTTTGAAGCGAGCGTAGCGGGCGGAATTCCGATCATCAAAACCCTGCGCGAAGGGCTAAGCGCCAATCGTATCGAAAAAATAATCGGCATCGTAAACGGCACGAGCAACTTTATCCTTACGAATATGATGCAAAAAAACGAGAAATTTGAAGACGCGCTAAAGCGAGCTCAAGAACTTGGTTACGCCGAAGCCGATCCTAGCTTTGATATCGGCGGGTTCGACGCGGCGCATAAGCTTTTGATATTAGCCAGCATCGCATACGGCGTGCACGGCGACCCCGAAGATATCCTAATAGAGGGGATCGAGGAGATCACGCAGGAGGATATCTATTTTGCGCGCGAATTCGACTTCATAATCAAGCTGCTTGCGGTAGCCAAGCGCGCGTGCGACAACAAAGTCGAGCTGCGCGTCCATCCTGCGCTTATTTCGAAGGATCAAATGCTTTCAAAAGTAGACGGCGTGATGAACGGCGTGAGTATCTACGGAGACTGTGTGGGCGAGAGTATGTATTACGGCCCCGGCGCGGGCGGAAGCGCTACGGCAAGTGCGGTTATAAGCGATCTCATCGACATCGCGCGCGATAATAAAAATCCGATGCTTGGATATAAAATTTTGCCGAGTGAAAATTTTATGCAAATTTTGCCGAGCGAGCAGATCCGCACGAAGTATTATTTCAGACTGCGCGTGCGCGACGAGAAGGGCGTGCTGGCGAAGCTTACGAATATTATGAGCTTAAACGATCTTTCGATCGACAGCTTTTTGCAAAAGCCTAAGCTCAAAACGGATGAGGAGGTAACGCTGTTTTTCACGACGCATACGTGCTGCGAGAAGGATATCAAACGCGCAATAAGCGTAATTAGCGGCGAAAATTTCATCACGCAAGAGCCGTTTATGATCAGGATAGAAAGCTAG
- a CDS encoding YraN family protein, protein MGLKEYLFGFACEDRAAEFLRGEGFEILKRNFRCRFGEIDIVARKDGILHFVEVKATSGDYDAAERVTGAKMAKILKAAEFYLMSCDTDEPWQIDVVEVYTKQIKFIANISF, encoded by the coding sequence TTGGGCTTAAAAGAATATCTTTTCGGCTTTGCTTGCGAGGACCGTGCGGCAGAATTTTTACGCGGCGAAGGGTTTGAAATTTTAAAGCGAAATTTCCGCTGCCGCTTCGGCGAGATCGACATCGTCGCGCGCAAAGACGGGATTTTGCACTTCGTAGAAGTAAAGGCCACGAGCGGCGATTACGACGCCGCAGAGCGCGTAACGGGCGCCAAGATGGCTAAAATTTTAAAGGCGGCGGAATTTTATCTGATGAGCTGCGATACGGACGAGCCGTGGCAGATCGACGTCGTGGAAGTTTATACAAAGCAGATAAAATTTATCGCCAACATATCTTTTTAA
- the trxA gene encoding thioredoxin translates to MGKYIELTSENFDVTKEGVALVDFWAPWCGPCRMIAPIIEELANDYEGKAKICKVNTDEAQDLAVQFGVRSIPTILFFKDGELKAQLIGAQSKQIIADKLNSLL, encoded by the coding sequence ATGGGAAAGTATATAGAGCTTACTTCGGAGAATTTCGACGTTACTAAAGAGGGTGTCGCGCTAGTCGATTTCTGGGCGCCTTGGTGCGGACCGTGCCGTATGATCGCCCCGATCATCGAGGAGCTTGCGAACGATTACGAGGGCAAGGCTAAAATTTGCAAAGTAAATACCGACGAAGCGCAGGATCTCGCGGTGCAGTTCGGCGTCCGCTCGATCCCTACGATTCTATTTTTCAAAGACGGCGAGCTAAAAGCTCAGCTTATCGGCGCGCAATCCAAACAGATTATAGCCGACAAACTAAACTCGCTTCTGTAA